The following proteins are co-located in the Pseudoalteromonas sp. N1230-9 genome:
- a CDS encoding AbgT family transporter, giving the protein MNNNNNVQAQSGAIARFLNTIERVGNKLPDPAIIFLVAMLLIWLLSWLFSGMTFDAIDPRTGEAIVVHNLLAGDSLATFLSSMVKTFTGFAPLGVVLVAMLGVGVAEHSGFINTGLKLMLKVTPKQLLTPSIILVAIVSHTATDAGYVLVIPLAGVIFYAMGRHPLAGIAAAFAGVSGGFSANFIPSGIDPLLQSFTQSAAQIINPDMAINPLNNWFFTSASSLFIILLGWYITDKIIEPRLQNTPLDGDTEDLPAFDEARSDEKRAFYIASSVMIAGLALLWFVSAPADSALRSPDGSLTNFRSPLMQSIVPLIFLLFWIPGAVYGFVVGTFKSSKDMIDAMSKAMGGMAYYIVMAFFCALFIAAFSKSNLGALLAIEGAQLLKAMALPSSVTVIGIIFLTAFVNLFVGSSSAKWALLGPIFVPMLMQLGISPDLSQAAYRVGDSSSNIITPLMPYFPLVVVYCQKYVKDTGIGTLIAMMLPYSIAFLIGWSIFLLAYWGLGIPLGLQSSYVYPAMGS; this is encoded by the coding sequence ATGAATAACAATAATAATGTGCAGGCACAAAGTGGTGCAATCGCACGTTTTTTAAATACAATAGAAAGGGTTGGGAACAAACTTCCTGATCCAGCCATAATCTTCTTAGTGGCTATGCTGCTTATTTGGTTATTGTCATGGCTGTTTTCAGGCATGACATTTGACGCTATTGACCCACGTACTGGTGAAGCTATCGTTGTACATAATCTTTTAGCGGGTGACTCCCTTGCCACCTTCTTATCTTCGATGGTGAAAACCTTCACTGGCTTTGCGCCGCTAGGTGTAGTGCTGGTTGCTATGTTAGGTGTTGGTGTTGCTGAGCACTCAGGCTTTATCAATACCGGCCTTAAATTAATGTTAAAAGTAACGCCTAAGCAGCTTTTAACCCCGTCTATTATTTTAGTGGCGATTGTTAGCCATACCGCAACTGATGCCGGTTATGTGTTAGTGATTCCGCTCGCTGGGGTTATTTTTTATGCGATGGGGCGTCACCCGCTAGCAGGTATTGCTGCCGCGTTTGCTGGGGTAAGTGGTGGCTTTAGTGCGAACTTTATTCCATCAGGCATTGATCCGTTACTGCAAAGCTTTACGCAAAGTGCGGCGCAAATTATTAACCCTGATATGGCGATTAACCCACTTAATAACTGGTTTTTCACCTCAGCTTCAAGCTTATTTATTATCTTACTAGGTTGGTACATCACAGATAAAATCATTGAACCGCGTTTGCAAAATACCCCACTTGATGGTGACACTGAAGACTTACCAGCGTTTGATGAAGCACGTAGCGATGAAAAACGTGCGTTTTATATTGCAAGCTCTGTAATGATTGCAGGTCTTGCTTTACTTTGGTTTGTATCTGCCCCTGCTGATTCTGCTCTACGTAGCCCAGATGGTTCATTAACTAACTTCCGCTCGCCTTTAATGCAATCTATTGTACCGCTCATCTTCTTATTGTTCTGGATCCCAGGTGCAGTATATGGCTTTGTGGTTGGTACGTTTAAAAGCTCAAAAGATATGATAGATGCGATGAGTAAGGCTATGGGTGGTATGGCTTACTATATTGTTATGGCATTTTTCTGTGCGCTATTTATTGCGGCATTTAGTAAATCAAACTTAGGTGCATTACTTGCTATTGAAGGGGCGCAATTACTTAAAGCGATGGCATTACCTAGCTCTGTCACCGTGATTGGTATTATCTTTTTAACAGCATTTGTAAACTTGTTCGTAGGTTCTAGTTCTGCAAAGTGGGCGTTATTAGGGCCAATCTTTGTACCTATGCTGATGCAGTTAGGAATTTCCCCTGATCTTTCACAAGCGGCTTATAGGGTAGGTGACTCAAGTTCTAATATCATCACCCCACTGATGCCTTACTTCCCACTGGTGGTGGTTTACTGCCAAAAGTATGTTAAGGATACTGGTATCGGTACACTCATTGCTATGATGCTGCCTTATTCAATTGCATTCTTAATCGGTTGGAGCATCTTCTTACTGGCGTATTGGGGCTTAGGCATCCCACTTGGCTTACAGTCGAGTTATGTATACCCAGCAATGGGATCGTAG
- a CDS encoding YfcL family protein, with amino-acid sequence MSLVSYIDAAQQYFDDLVDKATDDELFAGGYLRGHFDLAVGYAQVEELNLTTEELNSQVESSLVKAYRNGELNEDDKALVVRLWDEVKSLA; translated from the coding sequence ATGAGTTTAGTAAGTTATATTGATGCAGCGCAGCAATATTTTGATGATTTGGTTGATAAAGCAACCGACGATGAGCTATTTGCTGGTGGTTATTTACGTGGCCATTTTGATTTAGCCGTTGGTTATGCCCAAGTTGAAGAGCTTAATCTGACGACTGAAGAACTAAATAGCCAAGTAGAGTCAAGCCTCGTAAAGGCGTATCGCAATGGTGAGCTTAATGAAGACGATAAAGCATTAGTGGTTCGCCTTTGGGATGAAGTAAAGTCATTGGCTTAG
- a CDS encoding GrxA family glutaredoxin has product MLTVIFGREGCPFCVRAKDVAEKLANERDDFKYRYIDIIKEGISKADLEQSAGKPCPTVPQIFIDQAHIGGFTEFEAYAKENLGLYQ; this is encoded by the coding sequence ATGTTAACTGTAATTTTTGGCCGTGAAGGCTGCCCTTTTTGCGTCCGTGCTAAAGACGTTGCTGAGAAACTAGCAAATGAGCGTGACGATTTTAAATACCGTTATATCGACATCATTAAAGAAGGCATCAGTAAAGCTGATTTAGAACAGTCTGCAGGCAAACCTTGCCCAACTGTACCACAGATTTTTATTGACCAAGCCCACATTGGTGGCTTCACTGAATTCGAAGCGTACGCTAAAGAAAATTTAGGGTTATATCAATAA
- a CDS encoding DUF4124 domain-containing protein: MQIQFKTVIFLSCAYLMFTNVVNATVYQCEKNGVVEFSQQPCGKDARLVIIKEQNPHVSDVFESAPVKPDSGVDSYIRVKQIDAEIQQHHNKIDTLTQRLDNDIASLSKQADAQLNNVVGNKKVAAIAKQMTATSQRYKLLIDNEQRGIDRLNTEKATLLAQSDQTVDAEVDSFIRTQQIKREITEHQNKIDTLYAQLNSQLSQLEQQTRPRAVNLTGVSADEALSEKMTAVTSKFDTLIAVEQRQIDRLNTELGQL, encoded by the coding sequence ATGCAAATTCAGTTTAAAACAGTGATATTTTTAAGTTGTGCGTATTTAATGTTTACGAATGTAGTAAACGCGACGGTTTACCAGTGTGAAAAAAACGGCGTGGTTGAGTTTAGCCAGCAACCATGTGGAAAGGACGCTCGATTAGTAATCATTAAAGAGCAAAATCCGCATGTTTCTGATGTATTTGAATCAGCACCTGTAAAGCCTGATTCTGGTGTAGATAGCTATATCCGAGTAAAGCAAATTGATGCCGAAATTCAACAGCACCACAACAAAATAGACACTTTAACCCAACGCTTAGATAATGATATTGCCAGCTTAAGTAAACAAGCTGACGCACAATTGAATAATGTAGTGGGGAATAAAAAAGTAGCTGCAATTGCAAAGCAAATGACTGCTACATCTCAGCGCTACAAATTACTTATCGATAATGAACAGCGAGGTATCGATAGACTAAATACTGAAAAAGCGACGCTTTTAGCACAAAGTGATCAAACTGTAGATGCAGAGGTTGATAGTTTTATTCGAACACAGCAAATAAAACGAGAAATCACTGAGCATCAAAACAAGATCGACACACTCTATGCACAGCTAAACAGTCAGCTGAGTCAACTTGAACAACAAACCCGTCCTCGTGCTGTAAATTTGACAGGCGTGAGTGCTGACGAAGCATTGTCTGAAAAAATGACTGCTGTAACGAGTAAGTTTGATACCCTAATTGCGGTTGAACAACGCCAAATTGATAGGCTAAACACTGAGTTAGGGCAATTATGA
- a CDS encoding elongation factor P hydroxylase, whose product MHHIADLIAIFENTFYQSYNTRLIKGEDEPIYLPADQQTPYHQIVFAHGFYASALHEIAHWLVAGEARRLKEDYGYWYCPDGRDKQQQAEFEAVEVKPQAIEWALSVAAGFDFNVSVDNLNGEQTCRFDFQARVHQQVLSFLASGFNQRTTALLKALSDFYKTPWSLTAAQFTWQHDFHGNQGALSNAV is encoded by the coding sequence ATGCACCATATTGCCGATTTAATCGCTATTTTTGAAAACACCTTTTATCAAAGCTATAACACGCGTTTGATAAAGGGCGAAGATGAACCTATTTACCTGCCTGCTGATCAGCAAACACCTTATCACCAAATCGTGTTTGCTCATGGTTTTTATGCTAGTGCCTTACACGAAATAGCCCATTGGCTGGTGGCCGGTGAAGCTCGACGATTAAAAGAGGATTATGGTTATTGGTATTGCCCTGACGGTCGTGATAAACAGCAGCAAGCTGAATTTGAAGCGGTTGAAGTAAAACCTCAAGCTATTGAATGGGCGCTAAGTGTGGCTGCGGGGTTTGATTTTAATGTCTCTGTTGATAATTTAAATGGTGAGCAAACCTGCCGATTTGATTTTCAAGCGCGGGTTCACCAGCAAGTGTTAAGCTTTTTAGCATCTGGCTTTAATCAACGCACGACAGCGCTACTCAAAGCATTGAGTGATTTTTATAAAACCCCATGGTCATTAACGGCTGCACAGTTTACGTGGCAGCATGATTTTCATGGCAACCAAGGAGCTTTATCTAATGCAGTTTAA
- a CDS encoding TlpA family protein disulfide reductase: MKKNPTFLKKFISVMKTAVLMAVVFYVVTTFQQRNLLSTDKTPAPYFNLATLEDPTERISIAQLQGKQTVVYFFAPWCSICRYSMPNLETAHQQGKLNAIAIALDYQNIDEIKQFTDSLQLTMPVLLGSRNTGKDYKVSAYPTYYVIDEQLTITGRSMGYSTELGLRLRTLE; the protein is encoded by the coding sequence ATGAAAAAAAATCCTACTTTTTTAAAAAAATTTATCAGTGTGATGAAAACTGCTGTGTTGATGGCTGTCGTTTTTTATGTTGTGACGACATTTCAGCAACGTAACTTACTCTCAACAGATAAAACACCCGCACCTTATTTTAATTTAGCCACACTCGAAGACCCAACTGAGCGCATCAGTATTGCACAGTTACAAGGTAAACAAACCGTGGTGTACTTTTTTGCCCCTTGGTGCTCAATTTGTCGCTACAGCATGCCAAATTTAGAAACAGCCCATCAACAAGGTAAGCTAAATGCGATAGCGATCGCTCTTGATTATCAAAATATTGATGAAATAAAGCAGTTTACTGACTCATTACAGTTAACCATGCCGGTACTACTGGGCAGTCGAAACACAGGTAAAGATTATAAAGTGTCTGCTTACCCCACCTATTATGTGATTGATGAGCAACTGACCATTACAGGACGTTCTATGGGTTACTCAACCGAACTAGGCTTACGCTTGCGAACACTTGAGTAG
- a CDS encoding Hsp20 family protein has protein sequence MRTVDLSPLYRSFIGFDHLASLMDAAARTDKQPSFPPYNIEALDKDKYRITMAVAGFSDSELTIESENNTLKVSGTKADKQDNAERKFIHQGIAERNFERKFQLGDHVKVLGADLENGLLSIDLQREIPEALKPRKIEIGNGKLLENK, from the coding sequence ATGCGTACAGTAGACTTATCACCACTTTATCGTTCATTCATCGGCTTCGATCATTTAGCATCATTAATGGATGCGGCAGCACGTACCGACAAGCAGCCAAGTTTTCCTCCGTACAATATCGAAGCACTCGATAAAGACAAATATCGTATCACTATGGCTGTAGCCGGTTTTAGTGACAGTGAATTGACCATTGAGTCAGAAAACAACACCCTAAAAGTCAGCGGCACTAAAGCTGATAAACAAGATAATGCAGAGCGTAAATTCATTCATCAAGGCATAGCAGAGCGTAACTTTGAGCGTAAATTCCAATTAGGTGACCACGTCAAAGTGCTGGGTGCAGACCTTGAAAATGGTTTACTCAGTATCGATTTACAACGTGAAATCCCTGAAGCCTTAAAACCACGTAAAATCGAAATCGGTAATGGTAAATTACTCGAGAACAAGTAA
- the rimP gene encoding ribosome maturation factor RimP, whose product MTKLEQDLVTMLSPAVEMLGFELHGLEFVQAGRHSTLRVYIDHDAGITVDNCADVSRQVSAILDVEDPITNEYDLEVSSPGVDRPLFKQDHYEKAQGEEVRVRTKLPQDGRRNFKGDLVSVSSDMITLSADGTEHMIMLSNIERANIIAKF is encoded by the coding sequence GTGACAAAACTTGAGCAAGATTTAGTAACCATGCTCTCACCAGCCGTAGAAATGTTAGGTTTTGAGTTACATGGTCTTGAGTTTGTGCAAGCTGGTCGCCACTCTACATTACGTGTTTACATTGATCACGATGCAGGGATTACGGTTGATAATTGTGCCGATGTAAGTCGTCAAGTTAGCGCGATTTTAGACGTAGAAGACCCGATTACAAACGAATATGATTTGGAAGTTTCGTCTCCTGGTGTTGATCGTCCATTATTCAAACAAGATCACTACGAGAAGGCGCAAGGAGAAGAAGTACGCGTGCGTACTAAGCTTCCGCAAGATGGTCGCCGTAATTTTAAAGGCGATTTAGTATCAGTTAGCAGTGATATGATCACACTTTCGGCAGATGGCACTGAGCATATGATTATGCTAAGTAACATTGAACGTGCGAACATCATCGCAAAGTTTTAA
- a CDS encoding DEAD/DEAH box helicase, with product MSEPVTFESLNLSPAILKAVEELGYKTPSEIQAQCIPLLLERKDVLGLAQTGTGKTAAFALPLLNNIDPSVKQPQILVLTPTRELAIQVAEAFEQYAKHTRGVEVLALYGGQSYSIQLSALRRGAQIIVATPGRLIDHINRGTIKFESLQALVLDEADEMLRMGFIDDVENIMEKTPREKQTCLFSATMPKQIQNISSKYMNEPEQVHISARNSTVSTVEQVFWNAHVHKNKAIVRFLEAEQYDGAIVFVRTRNDTVQLAELLEREGFSAAPLNGDMNQQARERTVDRLKNGLVDIVIATDVAARGLDVDRLSLVINYDIPQDSEAYVHRIGRTGRAGRTGKAILFVKHNERYLLKNIIRHTKSEIAQVDLPTAKVVEEKRIKALQDKLTIALENKDITFFNQVAANMAEKLELSFEDLAGALLCLAQQQSPIKVEEVKVQPRGERNERRRNERGDRQGRERKPREPRERNSRNMGPMDTYRIEVGREHGVQVKNIVGAIANEADISSKFIGDIRLHDSHSTVQLPQNMPKDVLDHFQKVFICKRPMNMTLTQDQGPAAPRSERPSGDRGDKKRSFKDKDRGEKRGGPRKERRPVSFTSN from the coding sequence ATGTCAGAACCAGTCACGTTTGAATCTCTAAATCTTTCTCCTGCAATCCTTAAAGCAGTTGAAGAGTTGGGTTACAAGACTCCATCTGAAATCCAAGCTCAATGTATACCGTTATTGCTAGAAAGAAAGGACGTACTGGGACTAGCGCAAACGGGTACAGGTAAAACAGCAGCATTTGCTCTGCCGTTACTAAATAATATTGACCCGTCTGTGAAACAGCCACAGATCCTTGTTTTAACGCCTACGCGTGAACTTGCGATCCAAGTAGCTGAGGCATTCGAACAATATGCTAAGCATACTCGTGGTGTTGAAGTTTTAGCCCTTTATGGTGGCCAAAGCTACAGCATCCAGTTAAGTGCACTTCGTCGTGGCGCGCAAATTATTGTTGCAACGCCAGGTCGCTTAATCGACCATATTAACCGTGGTACAATCAAGTTTGAGAGCTTACAAGCCCTTGTTCTTGATGAAGCAGACGAAATGTTACGCATGGGCTTTATCGATGATGTTGAGAACATCATGGAAAAAACACCGCGTGAAAAGCAAACATGCCTTTTCTCTGCAACCATGCCTAAGCAAATCCAAAATATCAGCAGCAAATATATGAATGAGCCTGAGCAAGTTCATATTTCTGCACGTAACTCGACTGTATCAACGGTTGAGCAAGTATTTTGGAATGCGCACGTACATAAAAACAAAGCTATCGTTCGCTTTTTAGAAGCTGAACAATACGATGGTGCAATTGTTTTCGTACGTACACGTAACGACACTGTACAATTAGCTGAATTACTTGAGCGCGAAGGTTTCTCTGCGGCACCACTTAATGGTGACATGAACCAACAAGCACGTGAACGCACAGTAGACCGCTTGAAAAACGGTCTAGTGGATATTGTTATTGCAACAGACGTTGCAGCACGTGGTCTTGATGTAGACCGTTTAAGCTTAGTAATCAACTATGATATTCCACAAGACTCAGAAGCCTACGTTCACCGTATTGGTCGTACTGGTCGTGCGGGTCGTACAGGTAAAGCAATTCTTTTCGTAAAACATAACGAGCGTTATTTACTTAAAAATATCATTCGCCATACGAAGTCTGAAATTGCACAAGTTGATTTACCAACAGCAAAAGTAGTTGAAGAAAAGCGTATTAAAGCGCTACAAGACAAACTCACTATTGCGCTTGAAAACAAAGACATCACTTTCTTTAATCAAGTTGCCGCTAATATGGCAGAAAAACTTGAGCTAAGCTTTGAAGACTTAGCAGGTGCATTACTTTGTTTAGCACAGCAACAGTCACCAATCAAAGTTGAAGAAGTTAAAGTTCAACCGCGTGGTGAACGTAACGAGCGTCGTCGCAATGAACGTGGTGATCGTCAAGGGCGTGAGCGTAAACCTCGTGAGCCGCGTGAGCGTAATAGCCGTAACATGGGTCCTATGGATACTTACCGTATCGAAGTAGGTCGTGAGCACGGTGTACAAGTTAAGAACATTGTAGGCGCGATTGCTAACGAAGCTGATATTTCAAGTAAATTCATTGGTGATATCCGCTTACACGACAGTCACAGTACTGTTCAATTACCACAGAACATGCCAAAAGATGTGCTTGATCACTTCCAAAAGGTATTTATCTGTAAACGTCCTATGAATATGACGCTAACGCAAGACCAAGGTCCTGCGGCTCCTCGCTCTGAACGCCCAAGCGGTGATCGTGGCGACAAAAAGCGCAGCTTCAAAGACAAAGATCGTGGTGAAAAACGCGGCGGCCCACGTAAAGAGCGCCGTCCAGTGAGCTTCACATCTAACTAA
- a CDS encoding ATP-NAD kinase family protein — protein sequence MQFKLGLIVNPVAGLGGSVALKGSDGADTAAKAIQLGAEPKANLRTRAALEVLLTHQDALTIYTVNGEMGEQTASQLGFNTQVVYQTKDITTPDDTEQAAKLLVEQGVDLILFAGGDGTARNICHAVGDSTPVLGIPAGCKIHSGVYAITPKAAGRVVEMLVKGELVSLGDADVMDIDEDAFREGTVKAKRYGEMQVPSEVRYVQAVKNGGKETDELVLADIAAYVVSEMDEDCLYVMGSGSTVAAIMEEMGLENTLLGVDLVADQELVAKDLTAQQLLELTQGKETKLVITLIGGQGHIFGRGNQQLSPALIRAIGRDNIIVVATKTKLQALNGRPLIADTGDSELDDELSGYIRVTTGFNDHIMYAVGHQDGLHPEEK from the coding sequence ATGCAGTTTAAATTGGGTTTGATTGTTAACCCTGTTGCCGGCTTAGGGGGCAGTGTGGCACTGAAGGGCAGTGATGGGGCAGATACGGCAGCAAAAGCGATACAACTCGGTGCAGAGCCCAAAGCTAATTTACGCACCCGTGCAGCCCTTGAAGTTCTTCTAACTCATCAAGATGCACTCACTATTTACACTGTAAACGGTGAAATGGGCGAGCAAACGGCAAGTCAGCTAGGCTTTAACACTCAAGTGGTTTATCAAACAAAAGATATCACAACACCTGATGATACTGAGCAGGCAGCCAAGTTATTAGTTGAGCAAGGTGTCGACCTTATTTTATTCGCAGGGGGCGATGGTACGGCCCGCAATATTTGTCATGCGGTTGGCGATAGCACGCCTGTGTTAGGTATTCCAGCTGGCTGTAAAATCCATTCTGGGGTTTATGCTATTACCCCCAAAGCTGCGGGGCGCGTTGTTGAGATGCTAGTAAAAGGTGAGCTCGTTAGCCTTGGCGATGCTGATGTAATGGATATTGATGAAGACGCATTTCGTGAAGGCACGGTAAAAGCTAAGCGCTATGGTGAAATGCAAGTACCTAGTGAAGTGCGTTATGTACAAGCGGTTAAAAATGGCGGCAAAGAAACTGATGAATTAGTACTTGCTGATATAGCTGCTTATGTTGTTAGTGAAATGGATGAAGACTGCTTATATGTGATGGGCAGTGGTTCAACCGTGGCTGCAATAATGGAAGAGATGGGTCTTGAAAATACTTTATTAGGTGTTGACTTAGTGGCAGATCAAGAACTTGTTGCTAAGGACTTAACTGCGCAGCAATTACTTGAGCTTACACAAGGTAAAGAAACCAAGTTGGTGATCACCTTAATTGGTGGACAAGGGCATATTTTTGGCCGTGGCAACCAACAACTAAGCCCTGCACTTATTCGTGCGATTGGTCGCGACAATATTATTGTGGTGGCGACAAAAACTAAATTACAGGCCTTAAATGGCCGACCACTGATTGCCGATACAGGTGATAGTGAATTAGATGATGAACTAAGTGGTTATATTCGTGTAACCACAGGGTTCAATGACCATATTATGTATGCAGTGGGTCATCAAGATGGGCTGCACCCAGAGGAGAAATAA
- a CDS encoding cryptochrome/photolyase family protein, whose translation MVQYSTLRFIFGDQLNASHSWFKEDDQQDVLYVLAELKQETDYVKHHLQKIAAFFAAMENFACALKKAGFNVLHLTLDETSDSSSLPTLLTNLAKQYHCQTIEYQFPDEYRLKQQLLDYTKQTSLKVNAYDTEHFLLPFNEIPQYFKKDKHVKMEFFYRAMRKRFNILMDKNNEPLDGQWNFDQLNRNKLKQSDLKDIPEPLCFSHDVSDILKRIEKHKINTFGECNETLIWPTTRSEAKQLLDFFCKHLLVHFGQFQDAMTCQSDYQWSLYHSRLSFALNTKMLHPMQVIEQVLSSFKKQHIDIAQVEGFIRQILGWREYVRGIYWQNMPDYASKNTLNAKRTLPDYFWHGKMNMNCMHHAITQSLQTAYAHHIQRLMITGNFCLLTAIDPNEVDAWYLGIYIDAIEWVEMPNTRGMSQFADGGLIATKPYAASGNYINKMSDYCKHCSYNVKEKETDDACPFNSLYWHFMLEHEQQLSQNPRIGMIYNNWYKQDESLKQATLKRAKWCLDNLEKL comes from the coding sequence ATAGTGCAATACTCAACTTTACGGTTTATTTTTGGCGACCAACTTAACGCCAGTCATAGTTGGTTTAAAGAAGACGATCAGCAAGATGTGTTGTATGTATTGGCCGAACTAAAACAAGAAACCGACTATGTAAAACATCACCTACAAAAGATTGCGGCTTTTTTTGCTGCTATGGAAAACTTTGCTTGTGCATTAAAAAAAGCAGGATTTAATGTACTTCATCTTACCCTTGATGAAACCTCTGACAGTTCTTCGCTACCTACCCTGTTGACTAATTTGGCTAAACAATATCATTGCCAAACTATTGAGTATCAATTTCCTGATGAATATCGACTAAAACAGCAACTACTCGATTATACAAAACAAACCTCACTTAAGGTAAATGCGTACGATACAGAACACTTTTTGCTACCGTTTAATGAAATACCTCAATATTTCAAAAAAGATAAACATGTAAAAATGGAGTTTTTCTATCGAGCCATGCGTAAGCGCTTTAACATTTTAATGGATAAGAATAATGAACCGCTTGATGGGCAATGGAATTTTGATCAGCTAAACAGAAATAAGTTAAAACAAAGCGATCTTAAAGATATACCTGAACCTTTGTGCTTTAGCCATGATGTGAGTGATATTCTAAAGCGTATCGAAAAACATAAAATAAATACTTTTGGAGAGTGTAACGAAACCCTAATCTGGCCAACTACGCGCTCGGAAGCAAAACAATTACTCGATTTTTTCTGTAAACACTTACTTGTTCACTTTGGCCAGTTTCAAGACGCCATGACATGTCAATCAGACTATCAATGGTCTTTGTATCACAGCCGTTTATCATTCGCGCTTAATACCAAAATGCTGCACCCGATGCAGGTCATTGAGCAAGTATTAAGTAGCTTTAAAAAACAACACATCGATATTGCACAAGTAGAAGGTTTTATCAGGCAGATTCTTGGTTGGCGTGAATATGTTCGCGGTATTTATTGGCAAAATATGCCTGATTACGCGAGTAAAAATACCTTGAATGCGAAACGTACCCTACCCGACTATTTTTGGCACGGCAAAATGAACATGAATTGTATGCACCATGCCATTACACAAAGTTTGCAAACGGCCTATGCACATCACATTCAACGTTTAATGATCACCGGTAACTTTTGCTTGCTAACTGCGATTGATCCAAATGAGGTCGATGCTTGGTATTTAGGGATTTATATCGATGCTATCGAATGGGTGGAAATGCCGAACACGCGTGGCATGAGTCAGTTCGCAGATGGAGGATTAATCGCCACTAAACCCTATGCTGCCAGTGGTAATTACATCAATAAAATGAGTGATTACTGCAAGCATTGTAGCTACAACGTTAAAGAAAAAGAAACTGATGACGCATGTCCATTTAACAGTTTATATTGGCACTTTATGTTAGAGCACGAACAACAGCTATCGCAAAACCCTCGTATTGGAATGATTTACAACAATTGGTATAAACAAGATGAGTCACTTAAGCAAGCAACGTTAAAACGTGCTAAGTGGTGCTTAGATAATTTAGAAAAACTATAA
- a CDS encoding globin, giving the protein MSLSIFQKKLLQQNVELIKPDFHQFTKTFHTLMNEKPLQMTIPSQESINQQSYILYCALNKVINHLDDLPLVIPFIHYMANNLSFLNVNCTDIDLLCDAFWDTLQKQSIKLNSHLCQAWSQAILIFKNIVKSYLFSYSNVVSLAQKQATQLSS; this is encoded by the coding sequence ATGAGTCTATCTATTTTTCAAAAAAAGCTTTTACAACAAAATGTTGAGCTGATAAAACCGGATTTTCATCAATTTACAAAGACATTTCATACGTTAATGAATGAGAAGCCATTACAAATGACAATTCCAAGTCAAGAAAGCATTAATCAGCAAAGCTACATTTTATATTGTGCACTTAATAAGGTAATAAATCATTTAGATGATTTACCCCTTGTGATTCCATTTATTCACTATATGGCAAACAATCTCAGCTTTTTAAACGTTAATTGTACTGACATTGACTTACTTTGCGATGCCTTTTGGGACACACTTCAAAAACAATCAATTAAATTGAACAGTCACCTATGTCAGGCATGGTCACAGGCGATACTTATATTTAAGAATATCGTAAAAAGTTATCTTTTTTCATATAGTAATGTTGTTTCTTTAGCGCAAAAACAAGCAACACAGCTAAGCTCATAA